A genome region from Thermomonospora amylolytica includes the following:
- a CDS encoding FAD-dependent oxidoreductase, translating into MWRLLERLTARGGAVTPSVRTGYTVPFDPELFKLVALDLIDEAGVELLLHSLASDVLTGPDTRRVVFETKSGPVVVEADVVIDCTGDGDVAAASGARYEVGRPEDGLVQPMTLMFRMVEFDRPRFAGYVREHPDQWRGVHGLWDLIEQATAAGELDLPREDLLFFATPHPREVSVNSTRVTRALGTSVWDLTRAECAGRRQMEQITRFLRDRVPGFEDAYVVQSGVQIGVRETRRIIGDHVLTGEEVLGARKFDDAIAHGAYPVDIHNPQGTGTTLRRLPLGESYDIPLRCLHPVGVERVLVAGRCISGTHVAHSSYRIMPISMATGQAAGVCAALAVRSGKPPREVPAAAVQRELLVQGAVLREDLRRAVAG; encoded by the coding sequence CTGTGGCGGCTGCTGGAACGGCTCACCGCCCGCGGCGGCGCCGTCACCCCGTCGGTGCGGACCGGCTACACGGTGCCGTTCGACCCGGAGCTGTTCAAGCTGGTCGCCCTGGACCTGATCGACGAGGCCGGCGTCGAGCTGCTGCTGCACTCGCTGGCCTCCGACGTGCTGACCGGCCCCGACACCCGGCGGGTGGTGTTCGAGACCAAGTCCGGTCCCGTCGTCGTCGAGGCCGACGTGGTGATCGACTGCACCGGCGACGGGGACGTGGCCGCCGCCTCCGGGGCCCGGTACGAGGTGGGCCGCCCCGAGGACGGGCTGGTCCAGCCGATGACCCTGATGTTCCGGATGGTGGAGTTCGACCGGCCGCGGTTCGCCGGGTACGTGCGCGAGCATCCCGACCAGTGGCGCGGCGTGCACGGCCTGTGGGACCTCATCGAACAGGCCACCGCCGCGGGCGAGCTGGACCTGCCCCGCGAGGACCTGCTGTTCTTCGCCACCCCGCATCCGCGGGAGGTGAGCGTCAACAGCACCCGGGTGACCAGGGCGCTGGGCACCAGCGTGTGGGACCTGACCCGGGCCGAGTGCGCCGGGCGCCGCCAGATGGAGCAGATCACCCGCTTCCTGCGCGACCGGGTGCCGGGGTTCGAGGACGCCTACGTCGTCCAGAGCGGCGTGCAGATCGGCGTGCGCGAGACCCGCCGCATCATCGGCGACCACGTGCTGACCGGCGAGGAGGTCCTGGGCGCCCGCAAGTTCGACGACGCGATCGCCCACGGCGCCTACCCGGTCGACATCCACAACCCCCAGGGGACCGGGACGACGCTGCGCCGGCTGCCGCTGGGGGAGTCCTACGACATCCCGCTGCGGTGCCTGCACCCCGTCGGGGTGGAGCGGGTGCTGGTGGCCGGGCGCTGCATCTCCGGCACCCATGTGGCGCACTCGTCCTACCGGATCATGCCGATCTCCATGGCCACCGGCCAGGCCGCCGGCGTCTGCGCGGCGCTGGCCGTGCGCTCCGGCAAGCCGCCCCGCGAGGTGCCCGCCGCCGC
- a CDS encoding FAD-dependent oxidoreductase → MPVLRPPADAVHVTLPPRRARYAARTQVLVVGGGPAGLGAALGAAAAGARVVLAERYGFLGGNATAALVMPLMSFHNEKRQQAPGDDTRLLPTDHGEGDPMVGECCGGCWNGSPPAAAPSPRRCGPATRCRSTRSCSSWSPWT, encoded by the coding sequence ATGCCGGTGCTGCGACCGCCCGCGGACGCGGTGCACGTCACGCTGCCCCCTCGCCGGGCCCGGTACGCCGCCCGCACCCAGGTGCTCGTGGTCGGCGGGGGACCGGCCGGGCTGGGCGCCGCGCTCGGCGCCGCGGCCGCCGGGGCCCGCGTCGTGCTGGCCGAACGGTACGGATTCCTCGGCGGCAACGCCACCGCCGCCCTGGTGATGCCGCTGATGTCGTTCCACAACGAGAAGCGGCAGCAGGCCCCCGGCGACGACACCCGGCTGCTGCCCACCGACCACGGCGAGGGCGACCCGATGGTGGGGGAGTGCTGTGGCGGCTGCTGGAACGGCTCACCGCCCGCGGCGGCGCCGTCACCCCGTCGGTGCGGACCGGCTACACGGTGCCGTTCGACCCGGAGCTGTTCAAGCTGGTCGCCCTGGACCTGA